One Nitrospirae bacterium YQR-1 DNA window includes the following coding sequences:
- a CDS encoding radical SAM protein: MKVHVMQPFKEFVKYPPNIPDLGLGYIVSALKKHGHDVTIMDWNMNLTVSGFKKWLVDNAPQCVGVKLFTKDVGAAKETVKIVRETLPEAFIVIGGPHPSSTEPGELMSDFSICDYAIKGEAEQSFPLLLSAINGKSRHVGLEHAVASAIPGLTWRSNTGVCANPISLHTGLDDIDFPDWDMINPMNYFATIHGSDKSVGVPAPVITTRGCTGKCSFCDVHNISGRKIRFRSPENVFKELCFLYDNYNVRSFMFQDNSFTSIKNNLVKLCQLMVDSDMKVEWDCVSYERLDNLTPEVLSLMYKSGCRMIHLGIESGSEQTRKVMNKHGSLEMINEKIRLIAESGIEPFAWFILGFPGESRAQMQQTIKFAFSAGTPLVKFNLCFPLPGTDVYYYIKNKYKFDTIDWGNFDIYKSPYPVSELTSKQLTRLYQIVRWRSLAGRGLRELKNKIFGKKNMA, translated from the coding sequence ATGAAAGTCCATGTTATGCAGCCCTTTAAGGAATTTGTAAAGTATCCGCCCAATATTCCTGATCTGGGGCTAGGCTATATAGTGTCGGCATTAAAAAAACACGGCCATGACGTCACAATCATGGACTGGAATATGAATCTGACAGTCTCCGGCTTTAAGAAATGGTTAGTTGATAACGCTCCGCAGTGTGTGGGGGTTAAGCTGTTTACCAAAGATGTGGGGGCAGCGAAGGAAACAGTTAAAATCGTGAGGGAAACACTGCCGGAGGCTTTTATTGTTATAGGGGGACCGCATCCGTCAAGCACAGAGCCCGGTGAGCTTATGAGTGATTTCAGCATCTGTGACTATGCAATAAAGGGTGAAGCTGAACAGAGTTTTCCCCTCCTGCTTAGTGCCATTAACGGCAAAAGCAGACATGTCGGATTAGAACATGCTGTTGCCTCTGCCATACCCGGCCTCACATGGCGCAGCAACACCGGTGTATGTGCTAATCCTATTTCCCTTCACACCGGACTGGACGACATTGATTTCCCTGACTGGGATATGATAAATCCCATGAACTACTTTGCCACCATACACGGCTCCGACAAGTCAGTGGGCGTGCCGGCTCCTGTCATAACCACACGGGGCTGCACCGGAAAGTGTTCCTTTTGTGACGTCCACAATATAAGCGGCAGAAAAATCCGCTTCAGATCCCCTGAAAATGTCTTTAAAGAGCTGTGCTTCCTGTATGACAACTATAACGTCAGAAGCTTTATGTTTCAGGACAACAGCTTTACATCAATTAAGAATAACCTTGTAAAGCTCTGTCAACTTATGGTTGATTCAGACATGAAGGTTGAGTGGGACTGTGTTAGTTACGAACGTCTTGACAATCTGACCCCTGAGGTACTCTCCCTTATGTATAAGTCCGGCTGCAGGATGATCCACCTGGGCATAGAGTCCGGCTCTGAACAGACCCGTAAGGTTATGAACAAGCACGGCTCACTTGAAATGATAAACGAAAAGATCAGGCTTATAGCTGAAAGCGGCATAGAGCCTTTTGCGTGGTTTATTCTGGGTTTTCCCGGTGAGTCAAGGGCTCAGATGCAACAGACCATAAAGTTTGCCTTTTCCGCTGGAACCCCTTTGGTTAAATTCAATCTGTGCTTTCCTTTGCCGGGTACCGATGTGTATTATTACATAAAGAATAAGTACAAATTTGACACAATAGACTGGGGTAACTTTGATATATACAAATCACCTTATCCTGTAAGTGAGCTAACCTCAAAGCAGTTAACCAGGCTGTATCAAATAGTAAGATGGCGGTCACTGGCAGGCCGGGGATTAAGGGAATTAAAAAATAAAATTTTTGGTAAAAAGAACATGGCATAA
- a CDS encoding lysophospholipid acyltransferase family protein: MQTLKGYLNPAGFLKWLYWKYLRVVFSELPPFVINTIMSFLARLQMASSRKRKLVTLEELYKSGLIDGTENLREILHIAFQTQLNSWAKLCYLRKINSGNVETYITATGLVHLEEALTKNKGAILLNPHFGPFMLIMPALGYRGYKVSQVAIQGEPPTVARRGFVWYANNAKFHAVEKLMPVTFINAGIPLEDKYGLRNMSMREIMLSLQRNEVILFPATGRGGRKWCEAGFLGRRANFNISPFKLAIKTGAALLPVFLVDKKDGVAEMVAEPSINISKEDTPETLLDKYLIVLTKYVRQHPEHFAYFLYEMRMKAWWDDHPFFNDYKKA, from the coding sequence GTGCAAACACTAAAAGGTTATTTAAATCCTGCTGGTTTTTTAAAGTGGCTTTACTGGAAGTATCTGAGAGTTGTTTTCTCTGAACTGCCTCCGTTTGTTATAAATACGATAATGTCTTTTTTAGCAAGGTTGCAAATGGCCTCAAGCAGGAAACGCAAGCTAGTTACGCTTGAGGAGCTTTATAAATCGGGATTAATAGACGGCACTGAAAACTTACGTGAAATATTACATATTGCATTTCAAACGCAGCTAAACTCATGGGCAAAACTCTGCTACTTAAGGAAAATCAACAGCGGCAATGTTGAAACCTATATTACGGCAACAGGGTTAGTACACCTTGAAGAGGCACTAACAAAAAACAAAGGGGCTATACTATTAAATCCGCATTTCGGCCCCTTTATGCTGATAATGCCTGCGCTTGGGTACAGGGGATATAAGGTAAGCCAGGTAGCCATTCAGGGGGAGCCGCCGACTGTGGCAAGAAGGGGCTTTGTCTGGTACGCTAATAATGCCAAGTTTCATGCCGTTGAAAAACTTATGCCGGTGACTTTTATAAACGCCGGTATTCCCCTTGAAGACAAGTACGGTCTGAGGAACATGTCTATGAGGGAAATAATGCTCTCTTTGCAGAGAAATGAGGTCATACTGTTTCCTGCAACCGGGCGTGGCGGCAGAAAGTGGTGTGAGGCCGGATTTTTAGGCCGTAGAGCCAACTTTAATATATCTCCCTTCAAACTTGCCATTAAAACAGGGGCGGCACTCTTGCCGGTGTTCCTCGTTGACAAAAAGGATGGTGTGGCCGAAATGGTGGCGGAGCCTTCCATAAATATTTCAAAAGAAGACACTCCGGAGACCCTGCTGGATAAGTATCTGATTGTTTTAACCAAATACGTCAGGCAGCATCCGGAGCACTTTGCATATTTTCTTTATGAGATGAGGATGAAAGCGTGGTGGGATGACCATCCTTTTTTCAATGATTATAAAAAAGCCTGA
- a CDS encoding MMPL family transporter, with translation MKKLFLVEFSVKHPKIVVTLTLLITIAFITQFPKIKTDTNPKHMLPATSDVRMWNTEVDKTFGLYEDMIVLGVVNENGILNKESLGKIYRISDEIVKTKGVAARDVNSLSTITNVTADKGILKVAPLMVDIPKTEPEIASIRKSLFENPVFINRIVSKDEKATAIYIPLEKGANGKEIADKLREIVKLEGGPEKYYVAGDPVVRDTFGVEMFKLMAIFAPIAGMLMFTLRYLMFRDFFLSATLMMDAMITIVWSMGALIALGFPIHIMSSMAPVFLMAVATDSIHIFNEFYFRYKEKKDKKAAILETMQAVAQPVKYTALATAAGFGVLLFMNIIPVKIFGGVLVLGTVLLRVLSFSFIPAMFTFVKEQHIEEASKKEDIAVSGTSQFLRALASFGAGEAKSTVAVGLILLLVAIIGITKIRVNNNMVEWFKKTSDVRTADTIINKSLGGTSLGYIVAESKEDDFIKNPEVMRYMEGLQRHMEKLSVVGKTSSVVDYVKTINRVLHDDNPVYNSVPNTKATIGQYLFLFSMSAKPSDLNNVVDYPFRRANIWVQLKTWDAQAMSDVIRAVDEYKKANPISLEFRPAGIAYFNLIWNNEVLWDMVKGFILALIAVLVILAFNFRSIKWAIIGYIPLLFTITFIYGVLGFIGKDFDMPISVMSCLSLGMAVDFAIHFISRFRQRLAEMQISSAEKDYTKEILTDSLLWSASRPGKGILRNAVLFAAAFSVMIFAPLTPYVTVGVFIVSMMSLSCVLTIIYLPALIILLRKWLFR, from the coding sequence ATGAAAAAACTGTTTCTTGTCGAGTTCTCTGTTAAACATCCCAAAATAGTTGTTACCCTGACGTTACTCATTACTATAGCCTTTATTACACAGTTTCCTAAAATAAAAACCGACACCAATCCAAAACATATGCTCCCTGCAACATCTGACGTCAGGATGTGGAATACTGAGGTAGATAAAACATTTGGCCTTTACGAGGATATGATTGTCCTGGGGGTAGTAAATGAAAACGGTATCTTAAACAAAGAAAGTCTTGGAAAAATCTATAGGATAAGCGACGAAATAGTCAAAACTAAAGGAGTTGCGGCAAGGGATGTCAACAGTCTCTCAACTATTACCAATGTGACGGCAGACAAAGGTATTTTAAAAGTCGCTCCTTTAATGGTGGATATTCCAAAAACCGAACCGGAGATAGCTTCTATCAGAAAGAGTCTATTTGAAAACCCTGTCTTTATTAACCGCATTGTATCAAAGGATGAAAAGGCCACTGCCATATATATACCCCTTGAGAAAGGAGCAAATGGAAAAGAGATAGCTGATAAGCTCAGAGAGATAGTTAAACTGGAAGGCGGCCCGGAAAAATACTATGTAGCCGGTGACCCTGTTGTAAGAGACACCTTTGGTGTAGAGATGTTTAAACTAATGGCAATTTTTGCTCCCATTGCAGGAATGCTTATGTTTACTTTGAGATATCTCATGTTTAGGGACTTTTTTCTCTCAGCCACGCTGATGATGGATGCGATGATTACAATTGTGTGGAGCATGGGAGCTTTGATAGCTCTCGGATTTCCTATCCATATTATGAGTTCAATGGCTCCTGTATTTTTAATGGCGGTTGCCACTGACAGTATCCATATCTTTAATGAATTTTATTTCCGCTACAAAGAAAAGAAAGACAAAAAGGCTGCAATACTTGAAACTATGCAGGCTGTAGCTCAACCGGTTAAATATACTGCATTAGCAACAGCAGCTGGATTTGGCGTACTTCTATTTATGAATATTATTCCTGTAAAAATTTTTGGTGGTGTTTTGGTTTTAGGTACGGTTCTCTTAAGGGTACTCAGTTTCAGTTTTATCCCTGCCATGTTTACCTTTGTAAAAGAACAACACATAGAGGAGGCATCAAAGAAAGAAGACATAGCAGTCAGTGGTACTTCTCAATTTCTGAGGGCTCTGGCAAGTTTTGGTGCCGGTGAGGCAAAGAGTACAGTTGCTGTGGGGTTGATACTTCTGTTAGTAGCCATTATAGGGATAACGAAGATACGTGTTAACAACAACATGGTGGAATGGTTTAAGAAAACCAGCGATGTTCGTACCGCCGATACGATAATTAATAAATCGCTCGGAGGCACATCATTAGGATATATTGTGGCCGAATCAAAGGAGGACGATTTCATTAAAAATCCGGAGGTAATGCGCTACATGGAAGGTCTGCAAAGGCACATGGAAAAGCTCTCTGTTGTTGGTAAAACAAGTTCTGTCGTTGATTATGTAAAAACAATTAACCGGGTACTTCATGATGATAACCCTGTATATAACTCAGTACCCAATACAAAGGCGACAATTGGGCAGTATTTGTTTTTGTTTAGCATGTCGGCAAAACCATCTGATCTTAACAATGTCGTTGACTATCCCTTTAGAAGAGCCAACATATGGGTACAGCTAAAAACCTGGGATGCACAGGCAATGAGTGATGTTATAAGGGCGGTAGATGAGTACAAAAAGGCCAATCCAATATCTTTGGAGTTCAGGCCGGCAGGCATCGCTTATTTTAATCTCATCTGGAATAATGAGGTGCTCTGGGATATGGTTAAAGGATTTATTTTAGCCTTAATAGCCGTTTTGGTGATTCTTGCCTTTAACTTTCGCTCCATAAAATGGGCAATAATCGGATATATTCCTCTGCTTTTTACAATCACTTTTATATATGGAGTTTTAGGCTTTATTGGTAAAGACTTTGATATGCCGATTTCTGTGATGAGTTGTTTAAGTCTTGGCATGGCGGTAGATTTTGCCATCCATTTCATTAGCCGGTTCAGACAGAGGTTGGCTGAAATGCAAATTTCCAGCGCCGAAAAAGATTATACTAAGGAGATTTTAACCGATTCTTTGCTCTGGAGCGCCTCAAGACCTGGTAAAGGGATACTTCGCAACGCAGTGCTCTTTGCCGCAGCTTTTTCCGTTATGATATTTGCACCCCTTACGCCTTATGTTACCGTGGGAGTTTTTATTGTAAGCATGATGAGTTTAAGTTGTGTATTAACAATTATTTATCTGCCGGCTCTTATCATTTTATTAAGAAAATGGTTATTTCGGTAG
- a CDS encoding YeeE/YedE family protein — MKKILKSQWHWSMAGILAGVSILAAMTLSKNLAIAGAFVALVRKIVNIVNPDYLAGTSFIGEIRGSDTWMVSMLGGIMLGAFAASKLSDTFRLHGVTALWGRAFSRSVWKRGVVVFGGGVLLGVGANIGGGCTTGAFLTGVPTLSVGSIVTSVSFFGAAILTANLLYLGKDKKVGNLSYNDD, encoded by the coding sequence GTGAAAAAGATATTGAAAAGCCAATGGCACTGGTCAATGGCAGGGATTTTAGCCGGAGTTTCTATTTTAGCTGCCATGACGCTTTCTAAAAACCTTGCTATAGCTGGAGCATTTGTAGCACTTGTGAGAAAGATAGTTAATATTGTTAACCCTGATTACTTAGCGGGTACATCATTTATCGGAGAGATCAGGGGCAGCGATACGTGGATGGTTTCAATGCTTGGCGGCATAATGCTGGGGGCTTTTGCAGCATCGAAGCTCTCCGATACCTTTCGGCTGCACGGGGTAACGGCACTATGGGGCAGGGCCTTTAGCCGCAGTGTATGGAAACGAGGTGTGGTTGTTTTTGGCGGAGGTGTTTTATTAGGCGTTGGGGCCAACATTGGCGGAGGATGCACTACAGGAGCATTTCTTACGGGAGTACCCACACTGTCTGTAGGCAGCATTGTAACAAGCGTCTCCTTTTTTGGCGCTGCAATACTGACAGCAAACCTGCTTTACTTAGGCAAAGATAAGAAAGTAGGCAATCTGTCATATAATGACGATTAA
- a CDS encoding YeeE/YedE family protein, giving the protein MDMVSGLIIGFLFGLALWKAGALRYSVVVGALLLKDFRLYGFMMTALATVVFGIILFKLFGVNVEVGIRPYWGLSHVIGGGIFGIGMGLLGMCPGTCVGRAGTGKYLALLGILGVLIASCIAEKILPVMGGLGLRFDEPRELTIYQQVGVEYFTGIVLLEILVLFFLGGLFFLERKKANDVQI; this is encoded by the coding sequence ATGGATATGGTTTCCGGTTTAATAATAGGTTTTTTGTTTGGCCTTGCGCTGTGGAAGGCAGGGGCTTTGAGGTACTCGGTGGTAGTTGGCGCTTTACTTCTTAAGGACTTCCGCCTATACGGATTTATGATGACAGCTCTGGCAACGGTTGTGTTCGGTATCATCCTGTTTAAACTATTTGGAGTTAATGTAGAAGTAGGAATCAGGCCATACTGGGGGCTCTCTCATGTCATAGGCGGTGGTATTTTCGGTATAGGCATGGGCCTGCTTGGCATGTGCCCTGGTACGTGTGTGGGACGAGCCGGAACAGGAAAATACTTAGCTCTTTTGGGGATATTGGGAGTATTAATTGCCTCTTGTATTGCAGAGAAAATTCTACCGGTAATGGGTGGTTTGGGTTTACGGTTTGATGAACCCAGAGAGCTTACCATTTACCAACAGGTCGGAGTAGAATATTTTACCGGTATAGTTCTGTTAGAAATTCTTGTCTTATTCTTTTTAGGAGGATTATTTTTTCTGGAAAGAAAAAAAGCTAATGATGTACAAATATAA
- a CDS encoding outer membrane lipoprotein-sorting protein — MIKKLIILLIIILPLDVFALTPEEIVKESQAVFFYKGQDFKTRVSMKLIGGSGQGRIRELTMIRKNYGDTGGQQKIFMYFFQPADVKDMTFMVYKYPAKDDDRWLFIPAVNMVKRISAQDKHSSFAGSDFTYEDISGRDVEDDTHEIKEAGRTLPIGNENRDCFVIKSTPRFPGGDYSYKLSYIDKDTFVPLKEEYFDRKGELYKIYTADEIKIIDGFPTVIKRTMKNLSSGHKTEVVLTKTNYNIGIEDNLFSERYLKQPPQKLIE; from the coding sequence ATGATAAAAAAACTCATTATTCTTCTTATAATTATTTTACCATTAGATGTATTTGCGCTTACACCTGAGGAAATAGTAAAGGAATCACAGGCTGTTTTCTTCTATAAGGGGCAGGATTTTAAAACAAGGGTTTCTATGAAATTAATCGGCGGCAGCGGCCAGGGAAGAATAAGGGAACTAACGATGATAAGAAAAAACTATGGAGATACGGGCGGTCAACAGAAAATTTTTATGTATTTCTTTCAACCGGCTGATGTTAAAGATATGACTTTTATGGTTTACAAGTATCCTGCAAAGGATGATGACAGGTGGCTGTTTATACCGGCGGTAAACATGGTAAAGAGAATTTCGGCTCAGGATAAACATTCAAGTTTTGCCGGTTCAGATTTCACGTATGAGGATATTTCAGGGAGGGATGTTGAAGACGATACGCACGAAATCAAAGAAGCCGGCAGAACCTTGCCGATAGGAAATGAAAACAGAGATTGTTTTGTTATCAAAAGTACTCCCAGATTCCCAGGCGGAGATTATAGTTACAAACTTTCATACATAGACAAGGACACATTTGTCCCTCTGAAGGAGGAGTATTTTGATAGAAAAGGGGAACTTTATAAAATCTATACGGCAGATGAAATTAAAATCATAGACGGCTTTCCAACCGTTATAAAAAGAACAATGAAAAACCTCTCAAGCGGACACAAAACAGAGGTCGTCCTTACAAAAACCAATTACAATATCGGCATTGAGGATAATTTGTTTTCTGAGCGTTACCTCAAACAGCCTCCTCAGAAGTTGATTGAATAA
- a CDS encoding DsrE/DsrF/DrsH-like family protein: MEKIIKNASIMCFHDELCQVYNALMTALSLLREGSRVTIFFGSRGVNAIHKDKVNDLRCLTDQPKDIADAVMERMEEMNLPSVEDLLVMLNMEGAKMLACPLNVPLFGMKKDDFVEGVELADPATYYKEIVIKADMNLTF; this comes from the coding sequence ATGGAAAAGATTATTAAGAATGCATCTATTATGTGTTTTCACGACGAGTTGTGCCAGGTCTATAACGCACTAATGACAGCTTTGAGTCTTTTGAGGGAAGGCTCAAGGGTAACGATTTTTTTTGGTTCACGCGGTGTTAATGCAATCCATAAGGACAAGGTAAATGATCTTAGGTGTCTTACCGATCAACCCAAAGATATAGCTGATGCTGTAATGGAAAGAATGGAGGAAATGAATCTGCCGTCTGTTGAGGATCTACTTGTCATGTTAAACATGGAAGGTGCTAAAATGTTAGCATGTCCTTTGAATGTCCCTTTATTTGGAATGAAAAAAGATGATTTTGTAGAAGGTGTGGAACTTGCCGACCCTGCTACGTATTACAAAGAAATAGTTATAAAAGCAGATATGAATTTAACATTTTAA
- the bamD gene encoding outer membrane protein assembly factor BamD, whose amino-acid sequence MKTTIVFILAVLFVLSCSKKEVKPTYTEPKETYAKALALIEDKDYEEGRILLTEITNRDSATDYAPAAQLKIAESYSKEAEVELAITEYRKFLRLYPDNKNAPYAQYMIATLTFNQIEGPDRGFRAADNAIKEFNKLSEMFPRNPYREIIALRIQKCKNILAEHEFYVGSFYLEKESFHAALERFNIVLQKYPDFTNKSTLYYNLALSYEGLKNTPLAKEYFQKTIDTSTDKKIIKDARARLAKLK is encoded by the coding sequence ATGAAGACAACGATAGTATTCATATTAGCGGTGTTATTTGTGCTGTCCTGTTCAAAGAAAGAGGTCAAGCCAACATACACGGAGCCAAAGGAAACCTACGCCAAGGCTCTCGCGCTAATTGAGGATAAGGATTACGAGGAGGGAAGGATACTTCTCACAGAGATAACCAATCGTGACAGTGCAACAGATTATGCACCTGCAGCCCAGTTAAAGATAGCTGAATCATACTCAAAAGAAGCTGAAGTAGAGCTTGCAATAACAGAATACAGGAAATTCCTGCGCCTTTACCCCGATAATAAGAATGCCCCCTACGCACAGTACATGATAGCAACCCTCACGTTTAATCAGATAGAGGGACCGGACAGAGGATTCAGGGCTGCCGACAATGCTATAAAAGAGTTCAACAAATTATCGGAAATGTTTCCACGGAATCCCTACCGCGAAATAATCGCCCTGAGAATTCAAAAATGTAAAAACATCCTGGCAGAACACGAGTTTTATGTTGGTTCTTTTTACCTTGAGAAAGAATCATTCCATGCGGCTTTGGAACGTTTTAATATTGTGCTTCAAAAATACCCTGATTTTACCAATAAGTCAACCCTGTATTACAATTTAGCATTGTCATACGAGGGACTTAAAAATACACCGTTGGCTAAAGAGTATTTTCAAAAAACAATAGATACCTCTACAGACAAGAAAATTATTAAAGACGCAAGGGCCAGACTCGCCAAGCTAAAGTAA
- a CDS encoding bifunctional precorrin-2 dehydrogenase/sirohydrochlorin ferrochelatase has protein sequence MDFYPIFVSVKGKKCIVLGGGDVGQRKVITLTEAGADVTVISPALTPVLELLRAEGKINHIPRLYKEGDLTEAFLVIAATDDISLNNRLCENFNGLINVAGGDKEYGNFIVPSTVNRGALTFAISTQGISPALAKTVKEEVQTLYSEDFAAYLEFLKEFRHKTLTTVSDSALRRQLLSSAGGKDCVDKIRAGCIEELKEQLCGILSLHGSGSHE, from the coding sequence GTGGATTTCTATCCGATTTTCGTTTCAGTAAAAGGGAAAAAATGTATTGTTTTAGGCGGCGGCGATGTTGGGCAGAGGAAGGTGATAACACTTACAGAGGCTGGAGCGGATGTTACCGTTATAAGCCCGGCTCTGACGCCTGTTTTAGAATTACTCAGGGCAGAAGGTAAAATCAATCATATACCCCGGTTATATAAAGAGGGGGACCTCACGGAGGCATTCTTAGTGATTGCTGCAACAGATGACATAAGTTTAAACAACAGGCTCTGCGAGAACTTTAATGGTCTGATAAATGTAGCAGGAGGTGATAAAGAATACGGTAATTTTATAGTACCCTCCACGGTTAATCGCGGTGCTTTAACATTTGCCATATCAACACAGGGCATAAGTCCTGCTCTTGCCAAAACCGTCAAGGAAGAGGTTCAAACCTTATACTCTGAGGATTTTGCCGCTTATCTGGAATTTTTGAAAGAATTCAGACACAAGACTCTTACTACAGTGTCAGACTCTGCTCTGAGGCGGCAGCTCTTAAGCAGTGCCGGTGGCAAGGATTGCGTTGATAAAATCCGTGCAGGCTGTATCGAGGAGTTAAAAGAGCAACTATGCGGGATTTTGTCGTTACACGGCAGTGGCAGCCATGAGTGA
- the moaC gene encoding cyclic pyranopterin monophosphate synthase MoaC, translating to MSDLTHFDENGAARMVDVTEKVVTGRFALASATLKMRHETLNLIVNKELAKGDVFAVSRLAGIMASKQTPHLIPLCHPLMITGVSIEFNVNQAKSEVQIFAEVKTSGQTGVEMEALTAVAVAALTVYDMCKAVDKDMVISDVLLVEKRGGKSGTFKRESHHGIKD from the coding sequence ATGAGTGATTTAACCCATTTTGATGAAAACGGAGCTGCCCGTATGGTTGATGTAACCGAGAAGGTAGTTACCGGCCGTTTTGCCCTTGCAAGTGCAACCCTCAAGATGAGACATGAAACACTAAACCTTATTGTAAATAAAGAGTTGGCAAAGGGTGATGTGTTTGCAGTATCACGTCTGGCGGGAATTATGGCCTCAAAGCAAACTCCTCATCTTATACCTCTGTGTCATCCATTGATGATAACCGGTGTAAGTATTGAGTTTAATGTAAATCAGGCTAAGTCTGAAGTACAAATTTTTGCAGAGGTGAAAACCTCAGGGCAAACCGGTGTTGAGATGGAAGCACTCACTGCAGTGGCAGTCGCCGCCCTTACCGTATATGATATGTGTAAAGCTGTGGATAAAGATATGGTTATCTCAGACGTGTTGCTGGTTGAGAAACGAGGGGGTAAGAGCGGAACTTTTAAAAGGGAGTCACACCATGGCATTAAAGATTAA
- a CDS encoding phosphoribosylanthranilate isomerase encodes MALKIKICGITNLQDALLACKLGADALGFVFYEKSPRAVTIAMAREIIEQLPPFVLTVGVFVNEDMDKILRIYEQASLDVIQLHGDETPQLCNTLKRHVKRVIKAFRVRNFTDLDTLKTYEADAFLLDTYTKEVYGGSGTVFNWDIARDAREFGKIILSGGLTPQNIEEAVTWVNPYAIDVSSGVEEKKGKKDHEKMRLFIERARLVSD; translated from the coding sequence ATGGCATTAAAGATTAAAATATGCGGCATAACAAATCTTCAAGACGCTCTTTTAGCCTGTAAATTAGGCGCTGATGCTCTTGGCTTTGTTTTTTATGAAAAAAGTCCAAGAGCTGTGACAATCGCCATGGCAAGAGAAATCATAGAACAGCTTCCACCTTTTGTGTTGACAGTGGGTGTATTTGTTAATGAGGACATGGATAAAATCCTGAGAATATATGAGCAAGCAAGTCTTGATGTTATACAACTTCACGGAGATGAAACACCACAACTATGCAACACTCTGAAGCGCCATGTAAAGAGGGTCATAAAAGCCTTTAGAGTAAGGAACTTCACAGACCTTGACACACTCAAGACATATGAGGCAGATGCTTTTTTATTGGATACATATACAAAGGAAGTCTATGGCGGCAGCGGCACAGTGTTTAACTGGGACATAGCGCGGGATGCCAGGGAATTTGGGAAAATAATTCTTTCCGGCGGCCTTACCCCGCAAAACATTGAAGAGGCTGTCACATGGGTTAATCCCTATGCGATTGATGTAAGTTCCGGCGTGGAGGAAAAAAAAGGCAAAAAAGACCATGAGAAAATGCGGCTGTTTATTGAAAGAGCACGATTAGTTTCAGATTAA